One window of Herpetosiphonaceae bacterium genomic DNA carries:
- a CDS encoding peptidylprolyl isomerase: MAIKKPSRTRQIVIEVGIALLLVIVARVAWDQLYVATRPVAQVGDETISRRQYRELVELDLAQQFAYLHSELGRYDELMSGAGDTTALFEQDRQRTIQLRDAVVEELRQVQGSRLDSALVDHWIGQELVLQGAAHEGIAVDEHEVNATLIKTLAAPPGEDGHGHDADEAAGTNAGPAATDTPAPESAQALLSNAYSELVRVLKAEHTIAVGFSEAAFASHIRRQQRVELLKDQIETRLVPDSEAPRSLQAHAYFLLLPVTSPITGTDTITATPDLNDPAFDAAKVEVDELYQQLKQGADFLKLAQEHSANPDETVDPGWSVPDTLWPPLKEAVLNQPLGEAGQPVKTPSGWYIVKVLERAERPDTAKLEQMRAERLQQWTERQRAALAVRRF; encoded by the coding sequence CTCGTCCGGTGGCGCAGGTGGGCGACGAGACGATCAGCCGACGGCAGTACCGGGAGCTTGTCGAGCTTGATCTGGCCCAGCAATTTGCGTATCTGCACAGCGAGCTCGGGCGCTACGATGAGCTGATGAGCGGCGCAGGCGATACTACTGCGCTGTTTGAGCAAGATCGGCAGCGGACGATACAGTTGCGCGATGCGGTCGTAGAGGAGCTGCGACAGGTGCAGGGTAGTCGCCTCGACAGCGCGCTGGTCGACCACTGGATCGGCCAGGAGCTGGTCTTGCAGGGCGCGGCCCACGAAGGCATCGCCGTCGATGAGCACGAAGTCAACGCGACGCTGATCAAGACGCTGGCCGCGCCGCCCGGTGAAGATGGTCACGGCCACGACGCAGACGAAGCGGCAGGCACCAACGCAGGACCAGCGGCGACGGATACGCCCGCGCCTGAGTCGGCGCAGGCACTCCTTTCCAACGCCTACAGCGAGCTGGTGCGCGTGCTCAAAGCCGAGCATACCATTGCCGTCGGGTTTTCCGAGGCAGCCTTCGCCAGCCATATCCGCCGTCAGCAGCGCGTCGAGCTGCTGAAAGATCAGATCGAGACGCGGCTTGTGCCCGACAGCGAGGCGCCACGCTCGCTCCAGGCGCATGCGTACTTCCTGCTACTGCCCGTCACCTCACCGATCACCGGCACGGACACAATCACAGCAACCCCCGATCTGAACGATCCGGCATTTGACGCGGCTAAAGTCGAAGTCGATGAGCTGTACCAGCAGCTCAAGCAGGGAGCAGACTTTCTGAAGCTGGCGCAGGAGCACTCCGCCAATCCCGATGAAACCGTCGATCCCGGCTGGTCGGTGCCCGACACGCTCTGGCCGCCGCTGAAAGAAGCAGTGCTAAACCAGCCGCTCGGCGAAGCAGGCCAGCCGGTCAAAACACCGTCGGGCTGGTACATCGTCAAGGTGCTGGAGCGGGCGGAGCGACCGGACACGGCGAAGCTGGAGCAGATGCGCGCCGAGCGGCTTCAGCAGTGGACCGAGCGGCAGCGCGCAGCGCTGGCCGTGAGGCGGTTCTAA
- a CDS encoding catalase, whose product MSDQTNGKKDGDKQEQPFLTNRQGHPVYDNQNSRTVGDRGPATLENYQFLEKISHFDRERIPERVVHARGFVAHGEFEAYGTIGDEPASKYTRAKLFQQKGKKTPVSIRFSTVIGGRDSSEAARDPRGFAVKFRTEDGNWDLVGNNLPVFFIRDAIKFPDVIHALKPDPVTFRQEPNRIFDFMSMTPESMHMLTWLFSPRGIPKNYRTQDGFGVNTYKMVNAEGTAVLVKYHWKTQQGIESLTQEQASAIQATDLGHASKDLFEAIERGDYPKWELCVQIMSDDDHPELDFDPLDDTKTWPEDQFPLRPVGMMTLNRNVENFFAENEQIAFGTGVLVDGLDFSDDKMLVGRTFSYSDTQRYRVGPNYLQLPVNQPIVKPRTNQRDGQMAYYVDGEGENPHVNYEPSSLGGLAEAAPNGAPYEPMISGKLTRSKLSRTNDYKQAGERYRTMPDWEREDLVLNMVTLLGQCERHIQERMIGHFLKCDEDYGRRVAEGLGIDVKDTMVETA is encoded by the coding sequence ATGAGCGATCAGACGAATGGAAAAAAGGACGGGGATAAACAGGAGCAGCCCTTCTTGACGAACCGCCAGGGCCATCCCGTCTATGACAACCAGAATTCTCGCACGGTCGGCGACCGTGGCCCAGCGACGCTGGAAAATTATCAGTTCCTTGAGAAGATCAGCCACTTCGATCGCGAGCGGATTCCTGAGCGTGTGGTGCATGCGCGCGGCTTCGTCGCCCACGGCGAGTTCGAGGCGTACGGCACGATCGGCGACGAACCTGCCTCGAAGTATACCCGCGCCAAGCTGTTCCAGCAGAAGGGCAAGAAGACGCCGGTCAGCATTCGCTTCTCCACGGTGATCGGCGGGCGCGACTCCTCTGAGGCGGCACGCGATCCGCGCGGCTTTGCGGTCAAGTTCCGCACCGAGGACGGCAACTGGGATCTCGTCGGCAATAACCTGCCGGTCTTCTTCATCCGCGACGCGATCAAGTTTCCCGATGTGATCCATGCGCTCAAGCCCGATCCGGTCACGTTCCGCCAGGAGCCGAATCGCATCTTCGACTTCATGAGCATGACGCCGGAGTCGATGCATATGCTGACCTGGCTGTTCAGCCCGCGCGGCATTCCCAAGAACTACCGCACTCAGGATGGCTTCGGCGTCAACACCTACAAGATGGTCAACGCCGAGGGCACGGCGGTGCTGGTCAAGTACCACTGGAAGACCCAGCAGGGCATCGAGTCGCTGACGCAGGAGCAGGCCAGCGCGATCCAGGCCACCGATCTGGGCCATGCCTCAAAAGATCTCTTCGAGGCGATCGAGCGCGGCGACTATCCCAAGTGGGAGCTGTGCGTGCAGATCATGAGCGACGACGATCATCCTGAGCTGGACTTCGATCCGCTGGACGATACCAAGACCTGGCCTGAGGATCAGTTTCCGCTGCGTCCGGTCGGCATGATGACGCTCAACCGCAATGTCGAGAACTTTTTTGCCGAGAACGAGCAGATCGCCTTCGGCACCGGCGTGCTGGTCGATGGCCTCGACTTCTCCGACGACAAGATGCTGGTCGGGCGTACCTTCTCGTACTCCGACACGCAGCGCTACCGCGTCGGCCCGAACTACCTCCAGCTGCCGGTCAACCAGCCGATCGTCAAGCCGCGCACCAACCAGCGCGATGGGCAGATGGCCTACTACGTCGACGGCGAGGGCGAGAACCCGCACGTCAACTACGAGCCGTCGTCGCTCGGCGGCCTGGCGGAGGCGGCGCCCAATGGCGCGCCCTACGAGCCGATGATCTCAGGCAAGCTGACCCGCAGCAAGCTCAGCAGGACCAACGATTACAAGCAGGCGGGCGAGCGCTACCGGACCATGCCCGATTGGGAGCGCGAGGATCTGGTGCTCAACATGGTGACGCTGCTGGGCCAGTGCGAGCGGCACATTCAGGAGCGTATGATCGGTCATTTCCTCAAGTGCGACGAAGACTATGGTCGCCGTGTCGCCGAGGGCCTGGGCATCGACGTGAAGGATACGATGGTCGAAACCGCGTAG